The following DNA comes from Schistocerca piceifrons isolate TAMUIC-IGC-003096 chromosome 3, iqSchPice1.1, whole genome shotgun sequence.
aggcTTCTAATGATGCATATTTTTTGTTTCACGTTTTTGACAGATGTAATATCAGCATCTGCCTCGGACTCGTCATGCAGTCAATTTGAACAGAATTCTTTTTGTGATTTGACGTGAGGTTTCAAATAATGCAGGACATTCCAATATTTGTTTGTAGGCCatcatataaacaaatatgaaCTCGATAAGTATTGATATTGATGGAACGGTGTCCGATTTTAGGACATCTAAATCTGACAGTTCCTGCCTGAAAATAAATTCCGTGAACAGTGCTGGCTATCTATATAATTGCTGCTTGCTACTGATCACCGTAATTGTTTTAAGCATAATTCTATTTGAATTCAAAGAATATGTTAGAGCATTGCTAATGTGGGTTGAGTCACAAGATCAAGTTGTTATATACTTAATTTTTACTGTGCTGTTCGTTCTAGTTTCCTTCCCATTCACTTGGGGGTACACAGTTCTTGTTTTCGCTACAGGTTACGTTTTCGGAATAATTAGAGGGCTAGTAACAGTTTTATTCGCAGCAAACATTGGTGTAGTTGTCGCACATTTTGCAGTTAGACTTGTACACTATAAATTTCCATTAACAAAGCTTATCCAGAATGACAAAATTCAAGCTGTGCTCTCTGTGATATCGGGATCTAAAGCATTTAGAGTTGCAGCCTTTTCTCGCTTGACCCCAGTGCCTTTCGGAGTACAGAATTTAATATTTGCAGTGAGTGTACACTTTAAGCCACTTATTCAAAATAGATTAGGGTGTTTATAGAAATGTTATCTGAAGCTTTACTTAATTTTATTTCTGTAGGTCAGCAATATTAATACGAGAATATATTTCATAGCATCTTTTATTGGTATGATACCAGCCCAAGTCATAAATGTGTATCTGGGAAGCTCATTGAGATCAATGGAGGAAGTTTTGTCCCACAAATCAACAGCCACCACAGCTATCATTGTGTTTTTTCAAGTATGTATGAATTTTAATCAGTACTTACCATGTAATGCAAAGTAAAATATATTGTACAGTGCTCTTTAGAGTTCAGCATTTGCTTTTTGCCACTGCTGTTGAGACGGTTCAATAACATTGTTGTCACTTTGTTAAAATTGGGTAAGATGACTCTGAGGACAAATTGTAGCTCTCTTGGCTCTTGCAAGATATTTGTGGAAGTAAATAAATTATGCATGACTTGTCAGAAATAACAAACcacaatttcaaaat
Coding sequences within:
- the LOC124787975 gene encoding transmembrane protein 64 isoform X1 is translated as MNSISIDIDGTVSDFRTSKSDSSCLKINSVNSAGYLYNCCLLLITVIVLSIILFEFKEYVRALLMWVESQDQVVIYLIFTVLFVLVSFPFTWGYTVLVFATGYVFGIIRGLVTVLFAANIGVVVAHFAVRLVHYKFPLTKLIQNDKIQAVLSVISGSKAFRVAAFSRLTPVPFGVQNLIFAVSNINTRIYFIASFIGMIPAQVINVYLGSSLRSMEEVLSHKSTATTAIIVFFQITVGVCLMAYVLTKARQELRKALYSTSYSQVA
- the LOC124787975 gene encoding transmembrane protein 64 isoform X2 encodes the protein MNSISIDIDGTVSDFRTSKSDSSCLKINSVNSAGYLYNCCLLLITVIVLSIILFEFKEYVRALLMWVESQDQVVIYLIFTVLFVLVSFPFTWGYTVLVFATGYVFGIIRGLVTVLFAANIGVVVAHFAVRLVHYKFPLTKLIQNDKIQAVLSVISGSKAFRVAAFSRLTPVPFGVQNLIFAVSNINTRIYFIASFIGMIPAQVINVYLGSSLRSMEEVLSHKSTATTAIIVFFQSEPGLLTSW
- the LOC124787975 gene encoding transmembrane protein 64 isoform X3 encodes the protein MNSISIDIDGTVSDFRTSKSDSSCLKINSVNSAGYLYNCCLLLITVIVLSIILFEFKEYVRALLMWVESQDQVVIYLIFTVLFVLVSFPFTWGYTVLVFATGYVFGIIRGLVTVLFAANIGVVVAHFAVRLVHYKFPLTKLIQNDKIQAVLSVISGSKAFRVAAFSRLTPVPFGVQNLIFAVSNINTRIYFIASFIGMIPAQVINVYLGSSLRSMEEVLSHKSTATTAIIVFFQVGGCC